The proteins below come from a single Miscanthus floridulus cultivar M001 chromosome 1, ASM1932011v1, whole genome shotgun sequence genomic window:
- the LOC136550599 gene encoding peroxisome biogenesis protein 2-like isoform X2 has product MSAMLKEQLLKVFSLVKPGLLFQYEPELDAFLEFLIWRFSIWVDKPTPGNALMNLRYRDERAAPITGKEVRTGLEGSGLSVSQKIFYCISFVGGQYIWSRLQSFSAFRRWGDSEQRPLARHAWGLVQNAEVLYRAASFFNLFLFLYGGRYKTIVERILKARLVYGSPNMNRAVSFEYMNRQLVWNEFSEMLLLLLPLLNSSSVKKFLLPFSEDKSAGSSGDEADCPICRSSPSIPFIALPCQHRYCYYCLRTRCSATSSYRCPRCNEVVVAIQRQGSS; this is encoded by the exons ATGTCTGCCATGTTGAAAGAGCAGCTACTCAAGGTGTTCTCCTTGGTGAAG CCAGGACTCTTGTTCCAATATGAGCCTGAACTTGATGCTTTCCTTGAGTTCCTCATCTGGAGGTTCTCAATTTGGGTTGACAAGCCAACCCCAGGCAATGCACTCATGAACCTGAGGTATAGAGATGAGCGGGCAGCACCCATCACTGGAAAAGAAG TTAGAACAGGTTTGGAAGGATCTGGGCTTTCTGTTTCTCAAAAGATCTTTTATTGTATTAGCTTTGTTGGTGGCCAGTATATATGGTCACGATTACAGTCTTTTTCTGCTTTCCGTCGATGGGGCGATTCTGAACAG AGACCACTAGCACGCCATGCTTGGGGCTTAGTGCAGAATGCTGAAGTATTGTACAGGGCTGCTTCGTTCTTTAACCTATTTTTGTTTCTTTATGGTGGAAG GTACAAAACTATTGTAGAAAGGATTCTGAAAGCAAGACTTGTTTATGGGAGCCCCAACATGAACAGAGCCGTTAGCTTTGAGTACATGAATCGGCAGCTGGTCTGGAATGAGTTTTCG GAAATGTTGCTTTTGCTTCTTCCCCTCCTAAACTCATCCTCAGTAAAGAAGTTCCTTCTTCCCTTCTCCGAAGATAAGTCGGCAGGTTCTTCTGGCGACGAAGCAGATTGTCCTATATGTCGGTCCAGTCCTAGCATTCCTTTTATTGCTCTTCCATGTCAACACAG GTATTGCTATTACTGCCTACGCACACGTTGTTCCGCTACAAGCTCCTATAGATGCCCACGCTGTAACGAGGTGGTGGTTGCAATTCAAAGACAAGGGTCTAGTTAG
- the LOC136550599 gene encoding peroxisome biogenesis protein 2-like isoform X1, producing MPQVESVAGSEGPPPPPPQDAWVVEFCSLLPRWESLRYSSKVIIPISISRVNQFDAARLDVEMSAMLKEQLLKVFSLVKPGLLFQYEPELDAFLEFLIWRFSIWVDKPTPGNALMNLRYRDERAAPITGKEVRTGLEGSGLSVSQKIFYCISFVGGQYIWSRLQSFSAFRRWGDSEQRPLARHAWGLVQNAEVLYRAASFFNLFLFLYGGRYKTIVERILKARLVYGSPNMNRAVSFEYMNRQLVWNEFSEMLLLLLPLLNSSSVKKFLLPFSEDKSAGSSGDEADCPICRSSPSIPFIALPCQHRYCYYCLRTRCSATSSYRCPRCNEVVVAIQRQGSS from the exons ATGCCGCAGGTCGAGTCGGTCGCTGGCTCGgaggggccgccgccgccgccgccgcaggacgCATGGGTAGTCGAGTTCTGCAGTCTCCTCCCGCGGTGGGAGTCGCTGCGCTATTCCTCCAAG GTCATTATCCCGATTTCGATATCTAGGGTGAACCAGTTTGATGCTGCAAGGCTAGATGTCGAGATGTCTGCCATGTTGAAAGAGCAGCTACTCAAGGTGTTCTCCTTGGTGAAG CCAGGACTCTTGTTCCAATATGAGCCTGAACTTGATGCTTTCCTTGAGTTCCTCATCTGGAGGTTCTCAATTTGGGTTGACAAGCCAACCCCAGGCAATGCACTCATGAACCTGAGGTATAGAGATGAGCGGGCAGCACCCATCACTGGAAAAGAAG TTAGAACAGGTTTGGAAGGATCTGGGCTTTCTGTTTCTCAAAAGATCTTTTATTGTATTAGCTTTGTTGGTGGCCAGTATATATGGTCACGATTACAGTCTTTTTCTGCTTTCCGTCGATGGGGCGATTCTGAACAG AGACCACTAGCACGCCATGCTTGGGGCTTAGTGCAGAATGCTGAAGTATTGTACAGGGCTGCTTCGTTCTTTAACCTATTTTTGTTTCTTTATGGTGGAAG GTACAAAACTATTGTAGAAAGGATTCTGAAAGCAAGACTTGTTTATGGGAGCCCCAACATGAACAGAGCCGTTAGCTTTGAGTACATGAATCGGCAGCTGGTCTGGAATGAGTTTTCG GAAATGTTGCTTTTGCTTCTTCCCCTCCTAAACTCATCCTCAGTAAAGAAGTTCCTTCTTCCCTTCTCCGAAGATAAGTCGGCAGGTTCTTCTGGCGACGAAGCAGATTGTCCTATATGTCGGTCCAGTCCTAGCATTCCTTTTATTGCTCTTCCATGTCAACACAG GTATTGCTATTACTGCCTACGCACACGTTGTTCCGCTACAAGCTCCTATAGATGCCCACGCTGTAACGAGGTGGTGGTTGCAATTCAAAGACAAGGGTCTAGTTAG
- the LOC136550614 gene encoding protein CLT2, chloroplastic-like: protein MPIPLLLSPFSLPSPPQPLPRNGAPWRCPTRLRAALRLTPPHPPPPPLHLGLAAGRGDGGRRFVGTLGSKRARAAGAVRISAMSGDGGGGAGGTGIAAAAAATVVFAVMNRVLYKLALVPMKNYPFFLAQFATFGYVLVYFSILFIRFRAGIVTREMLALPKSQFMLIGLLEALGAASGMAAAAMLPGPSIPVLSQSFLVWQLILSVLILGRKYRANQILGCLLVTTGVILAVAGGASDGPILSEVKFFWPAVMMTSAAFQAAASIIKEFVFIDGAKRLEGKRPDIFVVNSFGSGFQALFIFLLLPFLSNLKGIPFAQLPEYLNRGAACFLNVGGNLKDCHGAPLLPLLYITLNMAFNISVLNLVKMSTAVVASLTSTLAVPLSIYILSLPLPYLPEGTNLSTSFLIGVATLVLGLLLYNLPKKSANQVKKD from the exons ATGCCCATCCCGCTCCTCCTATCGCCGTTTTCCCTACCCTCGCCGCCGCAGCCCCTCCCCCGCAATGGAGCGCCATGGCGGTGCCCGACGCGACTCCGTGCCGCCCTACGGCTAACGCCTCCgcatccgcctccgcctccgcttcACCTGGGGCTCGCCGCGGGCCGTGGCGATGGTGGGAGGCGGTTCGTCGGGACGCTGGGCTCGAAGAGAGCGCGAGCGGCTGGTGCGGTTAGGATTTCTGCGATGTCCGgagacggtggtggcggtgctggTGGTACGGGGATCGCGGCGGCAGCGGCCGCCACTGTGGTCTTTGCTGTGATGAACCGGGTGCTCTACAAGCTGGCGCTTGTGCCAATGAAGAATTACCCCTTCTTCCTCGCCCAGTTCGCCACATTTGG GTATGTCCTAGTGTATTTCTCAATTCTCTTCATAAGATTTCGCGCTGGGATTGTCACTAGAGAAATGTTAGCACTTCCAAAGTCACAGTtcatgctaattggtttactggAAGCGCTAGGTGCTGCTTCAGGCATGGCTGCTGCTG CTATGTTGCCTGGGCCATCTATTCCAGTGTTGTCACAG TCTTTTCTGGTTTGGCAGCTTATCTTATCTGTCCTCATCTTGGGAAGGAAATATAGAGCAAATCAGATCCTTGGCTGCTTGCTTGTTACAACTGGAGTAATTCTAGCAGTGGCTGG TGGAGCCAGTGATGGTCCGATTCTCTCTGAAGTCAAATTCTTTTGGCCAGCAGTAATGATGACTTCAGCTGCATTTCAAGCTGCTGCTTCCATTATCAAG GAGTTTGTTTTCATTGATGGTGCAAAACGCCTTGAG GGAAAGCGGCCTGATATATTTGTAGTCAACTCTTTTGGTTCAGGTTTCCAG GCTCTTTTCATTTTCCTACTCCTTCCATTTCTCTCTAACTTGAAAGGGATTCCTTTTGCTCAACTCCCTGAATACCTAAACCGTGGTGCTGCATGCTTTCTGAATGTTGGAGGGAATCTGAAGG ATTGCCATGGAGCTCCTCTGCTACCACTTCTCTACATAACTCTGAACATGGCCTTCAACATTTCTGTCCTTAATCTTGTGAAGATGTCTACAGCAGTGGTTGCTTCACTAACATCAACTTTAGCAG TACCTCTTTCCATCTATATCCTGTCGCTGCCTCTGCCATATCTACCCGAAGGAACAAATTTGAGCACATCTTTTTTGATTGGTGTTGCTACCTTAGTGCTCGGACTGCTTCTGTACAATCTTCCTAAAAAATCAGCCAATCAAGTAAAGAAAGATTAA